From Coffea arabica cultivar ET-39 chromosome 9c, Coffea Arabica ET-39 HiFi, whole genome shotgun sequence, one genomic window encodes:
- the LOC113708917 gene encoding endoribonuclease Dicer homolog 2 isoform X5, with product MERKPMEPIDMEIDGRNQHCGADPLPFARSYQLEALEKAIKQNTIVFLETGSGKTLIAIMLLRSYAYLIRKPKPFFAVFLVPTVVLVEQQSKAVMMHTDLKVGKYWGDMGVDYWDAATWKQQVDEFEVLVMTPAILLSALRHGFLKLNLIKVLIFDECHNARGKHPYACIMTEFYHLYMNSNFSDLPRIFGMTASPIKAKGSSSSSLCWQHIHELENLMNSKVYTCISESVLAEYIPFSTPKLKFYKHMDIPYIVFERVANGLKILREKYEHSIDASSLPESIAESTRKRLDKLFSTLLFCLSELGVWLALKAAESFACVKTEVCLWGRLDDRGETIINNFCSDAVTIFSEWIPSGPEWCISSDTKAAISAGYLTSKVKCLVDSLLEYRDQKDLRCIIFAERIITAIVLQALLNELLPSKSGWRTAYMVGLSSNLPSQSRNKQHRIVEEFRKGLLNIIVATSILEEGLDVQSCNLVIRFDPSATVCSFIQSRGRARMQNSDFLIMVKSGDKSTLSRVQNYLASGDTMRQESLRHAFVPCAPLNGEVHKEACYKVQTTGAFVNLSSSVQVLYFYCSRLPCDGYFKSYPRVVVDKQSGTCTLHLPRSSPIQTISVQGNTQTLKQLACLEACKQLHQIGALTDYLVPDIVEEEAQAQELCRQPYVEEQVQYVPPELVDCLGNDSETSYYCYLIKLQPEFNYDDLPHDIVLAVRKTLECHGETLNFDLDADRGSLKIEISYAGSITLASEEVLLCRKFQVTIFRALLDHNLNKLHEALGGLHLNSECPLFDYLLLPSTGSCGNALIDWKYVSSVLFPQEDIPNKHMASCCTRSHRQYFWTKNAFVCCCMLGNSLVLTPHNGHLYCVTGILHDLDSNSLLELRNGESITYKAYYRNRYGIKLQFERESLLRGNPLFTVRNYLHRCRNQKAKEPSKASVELPPELCSVIMSPISIASFYSFSFAPSIMHRIESFLIAGNLKRMHVDHCMQNDAIPTMKVLEAITTKKCQEKFHLESLETLGDSFLKYAASQQLFKTFQNQHEGILSVKKDKIISNASLCKLGCDHNIPGFVRNEPFDPKTWIIPGDKSGVYRLEKKLLPPKRVVYAREKRKIKSKRVADVVEALIGAFLSTVEQLVNVKFLESLLNYSFRDASLLVEALTHGSYMLPEIPRCYQRLEFLGDAVLDYLITMHLYAKYPELSPGLLTDLRSASASNDCYAQSAVKAGLYKHILYASQELQRHIVSAVQNFEQLSMDSTFGWESETKIPKVLGDIIESLAGAILIDSGYNKDVVFQSIRPLLEPMITPDKLKLHPVREFHELCQKEGYIRNKRDWNYENGKATITLEVEANGITHNYSCSAADKNTAKKLACKALLKVLKDCSYKCQHESIIKGIGNCENGS from the exons AT GGAAAGGAAGCCTATGGAGCCAATTGATATGGAAATTGATGGAAGAAATCAACATTGTGGTGCTGATCCTCTCCCTTTTGCTAGAAG CTATCAACTGGAAGCATTGGAGAAAGCAATCAAGCAGAATACCATTGTGTTTTTAGAGACTGGCTCTGGAAAGACGCTTATTGCAATCATGCTTCTGCGTAGCTATGCCTACCTTATACGAAAGCCTAAACCtttctttgctgttttcttggTCCCAACTGTTGTATTGGTGGAGCAG CAAAGTAAAGCTGTCATGATGCACACAGACTTGAAAGTTGGCAAGTACTGGGGAGATATGGGCGTTGATTACTGGGATGCTGCTACATGGAAGCAGCAGGTTGACGAGTTTGAG GTGCTTGTGATGACTCCAGCAATTTTACTTTCTGCTTTGAGGCATGGTTTTCTGAAACTCAACTTGATTAAGGTTCTCATTTTTGATGAATGCCACAATGCAAGGGGCAAACACCCATATGCTTGCATTATGACG GAATTCTACCATCTTTACATGAACTCAAACTTTTCAGACCTTCCTAGAATATTTGGGATGACTGCATCTCCTATCAAAGCGAAAG GTTCTAGCTCATCTTCACTATGCTGGCAACATATTCATGAACTTGAGAACCTTATGAATTCAAAG GTCTATACATGCATCAGCGAATCTGTTTTGGCGGAGTATATCCCTTTCTCAACTCCAAAACTAAAGTTTTACAAACACATGGATATTCCCTATATTGTCTTTGAACGTGTGGCCAATGGACTGAAGATTTTGAGAGAGAAG TATGAGCACTCTATTGACGCATCAAGTCTCCCAGAATCCATTGCTGAATCTACGAGAAAAAGATTAGACAAGTTGTTCTCAACTTTGTTGTTTTGTTTGAGTGAACTAGGTGTTTGGTTGGCTCTGAAg GCTGCAGAGTCCTTTGCTTGTGTTAAAACTGAGGTCTGTCTATGGGGGAGATTGGATGATCGCGGTGAAACAATTATCAATAATTTCTGTTCGGATGCTGTTACAATATTCTCTGAGTGGATACCATCTG GTCCAGAGTGGTGCATTAGTTCTGATACCAAAGCTGCCATCAGTGCTGGGTATCTAACTTCAAAGGTTAAATGTCTCGTTGACTCCCTTCTTGAGTACAG GGACCAGAAGGATTTGAGATGTATAATTTTTGCTGAAAGGATTATCACTGCCATCGTTCTTCAAGCTCTTCTTAATGAGTTACTCCCAAGCAAAAGTGGATGGAGGACAGCGTATATGGTGGGGCTTAGTTCCAATCTGCCGTCGCAGAGTAGGAATAAACAACATCGAATTGTTGAAGAATTTCGGAAGGGCTTG TTAAACATCATTGTTGCAACCTCAATTTTAGAAGAAGGCTTGGATGTTCAAAGTTGCAACCTTGTAATTAGATTTGATCCGTCAGCAACTGTGTGTAGCTTTATTCAGTCCCGTGGCCGTGCTCGCATGCAAAATTCAGACTTCTTAATAATGGTTAAAAG TGGGGATAAATCTACTCTTTCTCGAGTACAAAACTATCTTGCTAGTGGGGACACAATGAGGCAGGAGTCACTGCGCCACGCCTTTGTTCCCTGTGCACCGCTTAATGGAGAAGTGCATAAGGAGGCTTGTTATAAAGTTCAAACAACAGGAGCATTTGTAAACCTTAGTTCCAGTGTGCAAGTGCTTTACTTCTACTGCTCAAGGCTTCCCTGTGATGG GTACTTCAAATCCTATCCAAGGGTTGTTGTAGACAAGCAGTCAGGAACTTGCACTCTTCATCTTCCTAGGAGCAGTCCAATACAAACTATCAGTGTTCAGGGCAACACCCAAACATTGAAACAATTGGCATGCCTAGAAGCATGCAAGCAGCTTCACCAGATTGGAGCCTTGACAGATTATCTTGTGCCAGATATTGTTGAGGAAGAAGCACAGGCTCAAGAATTGT GTCGTCAGCCATATGTTGAAGAGCAAGTACAGTATGTCCCACCAGAATTGGTTGATTGCCTGGGGAATGACTCTGAAACGTCATATTATTGCTATTTAATTAAGCTACAGCCAGAGTTTAATTATGACGACCTGCCTCATGATATTGTACTTGCTGTGAGGAAAACCCTTGAATGTCATGGGGAgactttaaattttgatttagaTGCTGACAGGGGCAGCTTAAAAATAGAAATCAGTTATGCTGGATCTATAACTCTTGCTTCTGAAGAG GTTCTTCTTTGTCGGAAATTTCAAGTTACAATTTTTAGGGCTCTTCTTGATCACAACCTGAATAAGCTACATGAAGCATTGGGTGGATTACATCTGAACAGTGAATGCCCTCTCTTTGATTATCTTCTGCTTCCATCTACAGGCTCATGTGGAAATGCATTAATTGATTGGAAGTATGTTAGTTCGGTGCTATTTCCACAAGAAGATATTCCAAATAAGCATATGGCTTCTTGTTGTACCAGAAGTCACCGTCAATATTTCTGGACGAAGAATGCATTTGTTTGCTGCTGTATGTTGGGGAATTCTTTAGTTCTCACTCCTCACAATGGTCACTTGTATTGCGTTACTGGCATTTTGCATGATTTGGACAGTAACTCCCTGCTAGAGCTGAGAAATGGAGAATCTATTACTTACAAAGCTTATTATCGAAATCG GTATGGCATCAAATTGCAGTTTGAGAGAGAATCATTACTCAGAGGAAATCCTTTATTTACAGTGCGAAATTACCTTCATAGATGTAGAAATCAGAAAGCTAAAG AACCAAGTAAAGCATCTGTTGAGTTACCTCCAGAACTTTGTTCAGTTATTATGTCTCCCATCTCGATAGCTTCGTTTTATTCCTTCTCATTTGCTCCATCCATCATGCATCGGATAGAGTCTTTCTTAATAGCTGGCAATTTGAAAAGAATGCACGTGGACCACTGCATGCAAAATGATGCAATTCCAACCATGAAG GTGTTGGAGGCAATTACAACTAAAAAATGTCaagaaaaatttcatttggaGTCATTGGAGACACTTGGCGACTCTTTTTTGAAGTACGCTGCAAGTCAACAACTGTTCAAAACGTTTCAAAATCAGCACGAGGGTATTCTTAGTGTCAAGAAAGATAAAATTATCTCCAATGCTTCATTATGCAAGCTAGGATGTGATCATAATATCCCG GGCTTTGTACGCAATGAACCGTTTGATCCTAAAACATGGATCATACCTGGTGATAAGTCTGGAGTGTACAGGCTGGAGAAAAAGCTGCTTCCACCCAAAAGGGTTGTTTATgcaagggagaaaagaaagattaaaAGTAAGAGGGTGGCTGATGTTGTTGAGGCCCTCATTGGTGCATTTCTTAGCACAGTAG AGCAGCTAGTTAATGTCAAATTCTTGGAGTCTCTATTGAACTACTCATTCCGTGATGCTTCTCTCCTTGTTGAAGCACTTACTCATGGTTCTTACATGCTACCTGAGATTCCAAGATGTTATCAG CGTCTAGAATTTCTTGGGGATGCTGTGTTGGATTATCTCATCACCATGCATCTGTACGCTAAATATCCAGAGCTGTCTCCTGGACTATTAACTGATTTAAGGTCAGCATCAGCGAGCAACGACTGCTATGCACAATCTGCAGTCAAGGCTGGACTGTATAAGCACATTCTATATGCTTCacaagagcttcaaaggcacaTCGTGAGTGCTGTTCAAAACTTTGAACAATTATCAATGGACTCAACTTTTGGATGGGAATCGGAGACAAAAATCCCTAAG gtgctaGGCGATATTATTGAATCTCTTGCTGGGGCGATACTGATCGATTCGGGATACAACAAGGACGTTGTGTTCCAAAGCATAAGGCCGCTTCTTGAGCCTATGATTACACCTGACAAGTTAAAGCTCCATCCAGTTAGGGAGTTCCATGAATTATGCCAGAAGGAAGGTTACATCAGGAACAAGCGAGATTGGAATTACGAGAATGGGAAGGCAACGATCACGTTAGAGGTTGAAGCAAATGGGATCACTCACAACTACTCGTGCTCTGCGGCGGACAAGAATACAGCAAAAAAATTAGC
- the LOC113708917 gene encoding endoribonuclease Dicer homolog 2 isoform X2 has translation MERKPMEPIDMEIDGRNQHCGADPLPFARSYQLEALEKAIKQNTIVFLETGSGKTLIAIMLLRSYAYLIRKPKPFFAVFLVPTVVLVEQQSKAVMMHTDLKVGKYWGDMGVDYWDAATWKQQVDEFEVLVMTPAILLSALRHGFLKLNLIKVLIFDECHNARGKHPYACIMTEFYHLYMNSNFSDLPRIFGMTASPIKAKGSSSSSLCWQHIHELENLMNSKVYTCISESVLAEYIPFSTPKLKFYKHMDIPYIVFERVANGLKILREKYEHSIDASSLPESIAESTRKRLDKLFSTLLFCLSELGVWLALKAAESFACVKTEVCLWGRLDDRGETIINNFCSDAVTIFSEWIPSEWCISSDTKAAISAGYLTSKVKCLVDSLLEYRDQKDLRCIIFAERIITAIVLQALLNELLPSKSGWRTAYMVGLSSNLPSQSRNKQHRIVEEFRKGLLNIIVATSILEEGLDVQSCNLVIRFDPSATVCSFIQSRGRARMQNSDFLIMVKSGDKSTLSRVQNYLASGDTMRQESLRHAFVPCAPLNGEVHKEACYKVQTTGAFVNLSSSVQVLYFYCSRLPCDGYFKSYPRVVVDKQSGTCTLHLPRSSPIQTISVQGNTQTLKQLACLEACKQLHQIGALTDYLVPDIVEEEAQAQELCRQPYVEEQVQYVPPELVDCLGNDSETSYYCYLIKLQPEFNYDDLPHDIVLAVRKTLECHGETLNFDLDADRGSLKIEISYAGSITLASEEVLLCRKFQVTIFRALLDHNLNKLHEALGGLHLNSECPLFDYLLLPSTGSCGNALIDWKYVSSVLFPQEDIPNKHMASCCTRSHRQYFWTKNAFVCCCMLGNSLVLTPHNGHLYCVTGILHDLDSNSLLELRNGESITYKAYYRNRYGIKLQFERESLLRGNPLFTVRNYLHRCRNQKAKEPSKASVELPPELCSVIMSPISIASFYSFSFAPSIMHRIESFLIAGNLKRMHVDHCMQNDAIPTMKVLEAITTKKCQEKFHLESLETLGDSFLKYAASQQLFKTFQNQHEGILSVKKDKIISNASLCKLGCDHNIPGFVRNEPFDPKTWIIPGDKSGVYRLEKKLLPPKRVVYAREKRKIKSKRVADVVEALIGAFLSTVGEIAALLFLEWLGIKVDFVDVPYTMPLQVNPEQLVNVKFLESLLNYSFRDASLLVEALTHGSYMLPEIPRCYQRLEFLGDAVLDYLITMHLYAKYPELSPGLLTDLRSASASNDCYAQSAVKAGLYKHILYASQELQRHIVSAVQNFEQLSMDSTFGWESETKIPKVLGDIIESLAGAILIDSGYNKDVVFQSIRPLLEPMITPDKLKLHPVREFHELCQKEGYIRNKRDWNYENGKATITLEVEANGITHNYSCSAADKNTAKKLACKALLKVLKDCSYKCQHESIIKGIGNCENGS, from the exons AT GGAAAGGAAGCCTATGGAGCCAATTGATATGGAAATTGATGGAAGAAATCAACATTGTGGTGCTGATCCTCTCCCTTTTGCTAGAAG CTATCAACTGGAAGCATTGGAGAAAGCAATCAAGCAGAATACCATTGTGTTTTTAGAGACTGGCTCTGGAAAGACGCTTATTGCAATCATGCTTCTGCGTAGCTATGCCTACCTTATACGAAAGCCTAAACCtttctttgctgttttcttggTCCCAACTGTTGTATTGGTGGAGCAG CAAAGTAAAGCTGTCATGATGCACACAGACTTGAAAGTTGGCAAGTACTGGGGAGATATGGGCGTTGATTACTGGGATGCTGCTACATGGAAGCAGCAGGTTGACGAGTTTGAG GTGCTTGTGATGACTCCAGCAATTTTACTTTCTGCTTTGAGGCATGGTTTTCTGAAACTCAACTTGATTAAGGTTCTCATTTTTGATGAATGCCACAATGCAAGGGGCAAACACCCATATGCTTGCATTATGACG GAATTCTACCATCTTTACATGAACTCAAACTTTTCAGACCTTCCTAGAATATTTGGGATGACTGCATCTCCTATCAAAGCGAAAG GTTCTAGCTCATCTTCACTATGCTGGCAACATATTCATGAACTTGAGAACCTTATGAATTCAAAG GTCTATACATGCATCAGCGAATCTGTTTTGGCGGAGTATATCCCTTTCTCAACTCCAAAACTAAAGTTTTACAAACACATGGATATTCCCTATATTGTCTTTGAACGTGTGGCCAATGGACTGAAGATTTTGAGAGAGAAG TATGAGCACTCTATTGACGCATCAAGTCTCCCAGAATCCATTGCTGAATCTACGAGAAAAAGATTAGACAAGTTGTTCTCAACTTTGTTGTTTTGTTTGAGTGAACTAGGTGTTTGGTTGGCTCTGAAg GCTGCAGAGTCCTTTGCTTGTGTTAAAACTGAGGTCTGTCTATGGGGGAGATTGGATGATCGCGGTGAAACAATTATCAATAATTTCTGTTCGGATGCTGTTACAATATTCTCTGAGTGGATACCATCTG AGTGGTGCATTAGTTCTGATACCAAAGCTGCCATCAGTGCTGGGTATCTAACTTCAAAGGTTAAATGTCTCGTTGACTCCCTTCTTGAGTACAG GGACCAGAAGGATTTGAGATGTATAATTTTTGCTGAAAGGATTATCACTGCCATCGTTCTTCAAGCTCTTCTTAATGAGTTACTCCCAAGCAAAAGTGGATGGAGGACAGCGTATATGGTGGGGCTTAGTTCCAATCTGCCGTCGCAGAGTAGGAATAAACAACATCGAATTGTTGAAGAATTTCGGAAGGGCTTG TTAAACATCATTGTTGCAACCTCAATTTTAGAAGAAGGCTTGGATGTTCAAAGTTGCAACCTTGTAATTAGATTTGATCCGTCAGCAACTGTGTGTAGCTTTATTCAGTCCCGTGGCCGTGCTCGCATGCAAAATTCAGACTTCTTAATAATGGTTAAAAG TGGGGATAAATCTACTCTTTCTCGAGTACAAAACTATCTTGCTAGTGGGGACACAATGAGGCAGGAGTCACTGCGCCACGCCTTTGTTCCCTGTGCACCGCTTAATGGAGAAGTGCATAAGGAGGCTTGTTATAAAGTTCAAACAACAGGAGCATTTGTAAACCTTAGTTCCAGTGTGCAAGTGCTTTACTTCTACTGCTCAAGGCTTCCCTGTGATGG GTACTTCAAATCCTATCCAAGGGTTGTTGTAGACAAGCAGTCAGGAACTTGCACTCTTCATCTTCCTAGGAGCAGTCCAATACAAACTATCAGTGTTCAGGGCAACACCCAAACATTGAAACAATTGGCATGCCTAGAAGCATGCAAGCAGCTTCACCAGATTGGAGCCTTGACAGATTATCTTGTGCCAGATATTGTTGAGGAAGAAGCACAGGCTCAAGAATTGT GTCGTCAGCCATATGTTGAAGAGCAAGTACAGTATGTCCCACCAGAATTGGTTGATTGCCTGGGGAATGACTCTGAAACGTCATATTATTGCTATTTAATTAAGCTACAGCCAGAGTTTAATTATGACGACCTGCCTCATGATATTGTACTTGCTGTGAGGAAAACCCTTGAATGTCATGGGGAgactttaaattttgatttagaTGCTGACAGGGGCAGCTTAAAAATAGAAATCAGTTATGCTGGATCTATAACTCTTGCTTCTGAAGAG GTTCTTCTTTGTCGGAAATTTCAAGTTACAATTTTTAGGGCTCTTCTTGATCACAACCTGAATAAGCTACATGAAGCATTGGGTGGATTACATCTGAACAGTGAATGCCCTCTCTTTGATTATCTTCTGCTTCCATCTACAGGCTCATGTGGAAATGCATTAATTGATTGGAAGTATGTTAGTTCGGTGCTATTTCCACAAGAAGATATTCCAAATAAGCATATGGCTTCTTGTTGTACCAGAAGTCACCGTCAATATTTCTGGACGAAGAATGCATTTGTTTGCTGCTGTATGTTGGGGAATTCTTTAGTTCTCACTCCTCACAATGGTCACTTGTATTGCGTTACTGGCATTTTGCATGATTTGGACAGTAACTCCCTGCTAGAGCTGAGAAATGGAGAATCTATTACTTACAAAGCTTATTATCGAAATCG GTATGGCATCAAATTGCAGTTTGAGAGAGAATCATTACTCAGAGGAAATCCTTTATTTACAGTGCGAAATTACCTTCATAGATGTAGAAATCAGAAAGCTAAAG AACCAAGTAAAGCATCTGTTGAGTTACCTCCAGAACTTTGTTCAGTTATTATGTCTCCCATCTCGATAGCTTCGTTTTATTCCTTCTCATTTGCTCCATCCATCATGCATCGGATAGAGTCTTTCTTAATAGCTGGCAATTTGAAAAGAATGCACGTGGACCACTGCATGCAAAATGATGCAATTCCAACCATGAAG GTGTTGGAGGCAATTACAACTAAAAAATGTCaagaaaaatttcatttggaGTCATTGGAGACACTTGGCGACTCTTTTTTGAAGTACGCTGCAAGTCAACAACTGTTCAAAACGTTTCAAAATCAGCACGAGGGTATTCTTAGTGTCAAGAAAGATAAAATTATCTCCAATGCTTCATTATGCAAGCTAGGATGTGATCATAATATCCCG GGCTTTGTACGCAATGAACCGTTTGATCCTAAAACATGGATCATACCTGGTGATAAGTCTGGAGTGTACAGGCTGGAGAAAAAGCTGCTTCCACCCAAAAGGGTTGTTTATgcaagggagaaaagaaagattaaaAGTAAGAGGGTGGCTGATGTTGTTGAGGCCCTCATTGGTGCATTTCTTAGCACAGTAGGTGAGATAGCAGCCTTGTTATTTTTGGAATGGCTTGGTATTAAGGTTGATTTTGTCGATGTTCCTTATACGATGCCCCTGCAAGTGAATCCAGAGCAGCTAGTTAATGTCAAATTCTTGGAGTCTCTATTGAACTACTCATTCCGTGATGCTTCTCTCCTTGTTGAAGCACTTACTCATGGTTCTTACATGCTACCTGAGATTCCAAGATGTTATCAG CGTCTAGAATTTCTTGGGGATGCTGTGTTGGATTATCTCATCACCATGCATCTGTACGCTAAATATCCAGAGCTGTCTCCTGGACTATTAACTGATTTAAGGTCAGCATCAGCGAGCAACGACTGCTATGCACAATCTGCAGTCAAGGCTGGACTGTATAAGCACATTCTATATGCTTCacaagagcttcaaaggcacaTCGTGAGTGCTGTTCAAAACTTTGAACAATTATCAATGGACTCAACTTTTGGATGGGAATCGGAGACAAAAATCCCTAAG gtgctaGGCGATATTATTGAATCTCTTGCTGGGGCGATACTGATCGATTCGGGATACAACAAGGACGTTGTGTTCCAAAGCATAAGGCCGCTTCTTGAGCCTATGATTACACCTGACAAGTTAAAGCTCCATCCAGTTAGGGAGTTCCATGAATTATGCCAGAAGGAAGGTTACATCAGGAACAAGCGAGATTGGAATTACGAGAATGGGAAGGCAACGATCACGTTAGAGGTTGAAGCAAATGGGATCACTCACAACTACTCGTGCTCTGCGGCGGACAAGAATACAGCAAAAAAATTAGC